The window GCGGCTCCATCTCAACGCAAATGCTTACTGCCGAGATCGATAGTTCCCGTCGTGGAGATATAGCCCGCAATCATAGCACTACGCACCTGTTGCACAAAGCCTTGCGTTCTGTATTAGGCGACCATGTGCAGCAGAAGGGATCGCTGGTGCATCCGGATTATCTCCGTTTTGATTTTACCCATTTTCAAGCGCTTTCCCGCTCTCAAGCTGAGACCGTGGAGGCAATCGTTAACAAGGCGATACGGGACAATATGCCCATCAGCACCAGCATCCAAAGTATAGATGATGCCAAAGCTGCAGGAGCTACTGCGCTGTTTGGCGAAAAGTACAGCGACGAAGTCCGCGTGATCAGTATTGACGATTACTCAAAGGAATTGTGCGGTGGCACTCATACCTCAGCTACGGGCGATATCGGCATCTTCAAGATTGTATCCGAAGGTTCCACTGCCGCGGGAATCAGGCGCATCGAAGCTGTAACCGGACGCGCGGCGCTGGATTATATCTCTCAAATGCAAACAAGCCTCCAGAGAGCTTCCGAATTGTTGTCTTGCCCGCCAAACATGATTGAGCAGAAGCTGCAAGCGCAAAAGCAACACATTAGCGACCTGGAATCCAGAATCAAACAGCTGGAAGCGGAACGTAGCCTGGGAATGATAGACGATATGTTGAAACAAGCCATCGCCTATGAAGGCTTTAAGCTTCTCATAACAGAGCTTCCCGAAGGCAGCGACCTGAAAGCGTTCTCGGAAAACCTGCGCAGTAAGCTGAGTGACGAGATTGCCGTAATATTCTGTGCCAAAGCAGATAAGCTATCCATACTTACAGTAGTAGGTAAGGATCTGTTGCCGAAATACAATGCCGGCAGGATTGTATCCGCTATTGCCGCCAAGCTGGGCGGTAAAGGCGGCGGACGTCCGGATAGCGCTCAGGCAGGCTGTAGTCATCCCGGAGAGCTGGGTCAGTTGAAACTGGAGATACCTCAGGTAATCCAAAGCACACAATGAAAATCCTGATTCTGCGCCTCAGTTCACTGGGAGACATTGTTCTTACTCAGCCCGTTGCGGCATGGTTACGAACCAGGTATCCTGAGGCTCAAATCGACTTTGTGGTAAAGGAGCAATTTGTCGAGCTCGTAACTCTGATGGGTTGCGAGCTCAATCCAATAATCTACAGAAAGAGTTTTAAAGCGCATTATGCGCTGTACAAAACCGGATACGACATAGTTCTCGATCTGCATGCAAAACTCTCCACATACCTGCTTAAAATCGCTTCCAGGGGCAAAACGATCCTTACGTATCAGAAAGCACGCTCCATTCGTGAGAGAATGGTAAAAGGCGATAAATCCCTAAAAATCGGCACTACGGTGGATCTGTATCGAACTGCTTTGCAACGTATTGATGAGCAGGCAAAGCTGGATGTACCCCGCTTGTATCCTTCCTCACATAGTCACATTCCAGACCTTCCTGTGGCAGCAAAACGCATAGCTATCTTTCCCGGCGCAGCTCACAACACAAAGCGCTATCCTGCTAATTACTATAAGGAACTAATAAAGAACAGCCCCAACGGTTTTCAATACATAATACTTGGATCACAATCAGAACAAGACCTCTGCCAGACAATAGCAGAAGATTATAAGGCAAAAAACCTCTG of the Candidatus Cloacimonadota bacterium genome contains:
- a CDS encoding glycosyltransferase family 9 protein, with translation MKILILRLSSLGDIVLTQPVAAWLRTRYPEAQIDFVVKEQFVELVTLMGCELNPIIYRKSFKAHYALYKTGYDIVLDLHAKLSTYLLKIASRGKTILTYQKARSIRERMVKGDKSLKIGTTVDLYRTALQRIDEQAKLDVPRLYPSSHSHIPDLPVAAKRIAIFPGAAHNTKRYPANYYKELIKNSPNGFQYIILGSQSEQDLCQTIAEDYKAKNLCGELSFTQLLALLETCDWVISSDSGPMHLAAALQRPQIAIFGATHPRLGFAPQNPQAHVLCAELECQPCSLHGSDSCPLGHFKCMHDISVESILNIINQNKGSHNSQ